From the Trifolium pratense cultivar HEN17-A07 linkage group LG4, ARS_RC_1.1, whole genome shotgun sequence genome, the window ATCCTCTATGTTAATAGCATCATCAAAtttctgaaagaaaaaaaaaagacactaATCAGTACCTCGGAGAAATGAGACTTCTAGGgaaagaaaaactgaaaaatactTACCTGCTTATACATCTTAATGACTTCATTTGCCTCTACATTGGAATTTGATAGGTCACCATTTAAGGCATTTTTCCTATACTGACAATACAGTTCTCCCCACTTATCCTTAAAGTGCTCCGGTATATCAACATCAAAGCAGGGGAGTTTTCTAATTTCTGATGGCACATAGATAAGAAGAAAAAGGTTGTTAGCTGATGAAGGTGAATTGATAATTAGCATAGCATGAGAGTAATATTGGAGTACTCACCAATCCCAGACATATCAGTTATTTGACATCTGCAAACCTCGTCGAATATTGAACCTAAGATAGAGGTTGAAGTGAAAGAGTTGTACCTATTCATGTAGTGCGGGTACAAATCTGCAGTCAAATCCTCTGGAACTTGGATCTGCAGTTGAAAGTTCAAGTTAGGCAAAGTGGTACTCCGAATTGCAGATTCCTAAGAATTATTCAAAGTAGACAAAGGTCATCATGGTAATTGTAAATGTAATAATGTAATGTAATATAGAACCAACCTTTCCTCCACCTTTCTTATGAGCATCTAATGCCTTGTAGTATAAATTAGACAATTTAAGGATATTAATTTTAACTTGCTGCACCTCCTTTTCATGTTTTACGTCATTTCTTAATATCAAAAGGCGGTCCATGAGTGCCATCCAACTATCAGCTGCAACACCTATTGTGCTACTGCAAAGAGGAGAAAATTCTTCTGTTAATTAAGGGTCATAAAATGAAAACTAAGAAAACTCTTACTACCCTACTTGACTAATGTATGTGACAATTTATGTTCCTCTTGATAACATAGTATATATGGTAAAAACACTACATTGAAATGGCACTTCAAAGGCCAAATGTCTATGCTGATGATCTTTACCTAAATTAACTATACAACTATAAAGAATGAATATTTTGTGTGACATATATGGTTAACAACCATCTACATACTATGATGCATTATAAGGTTTTCAGGGCACAAGCAGAGAAAATGGGATATCTAGTCCAAACAACATCATATACAGGCCTAACTATTATGCACAAAATTTTACTTCAGGAAAGCAAGATGGCAATAGCTTTTTTATAAACAGCAAGATTGCAGTATTTTATACTATTTCATATACACTTCATAGTAACATTACCGTCATAACACCCACCTTGGTTGGAACCGAGTTTCCAGACATAGCTTACAAAGTTCTTCCTCAACTTGCTCATGTGAAAGTTCACTAGAACTCAATCTGACAGAATTGGATGCTGGTCTTTGAATCCAAGGGTCTCTCTGTCTAAAATGTTGCAACAGCTGAAACATTTCAAAATATAGATTgttaatataaaataacttttaactACTAATTCAAGCAGTAAGTGCTTCCTAAGCAAACACCAGACAACAAATATATATGAGCAACAGTTTTGTGAAGATACGGTCATTAAGATGTATAACCTGAGGATTTTTTGAAATCCAATACATGTAACCGTCTCCAGCTATCTCATCTGCAACGGAACGAGAACCGACACAAGGGAAAAAAATTGCAGATTCTCCATGTCCAACATAAGATTCTAGTCCCTCAACAAATGTGGCCTGCATTATTTGAATGTCCCCAAAATGTAAACCTGGATTTCGATAAACTAGCACATCCCCAGTAATTTGGCCATTTtcactacaaaaaaataaaaccagtTAACACAGACCAGATAATTTAAATTCCAAACATCATTTCATAATAATAACTAACTAGTACACATGGTATAATATGGTCataggatttttatttttttgaatttgctTATCAATATATAGACCcacaatcaaacaagaatatAGAGGCAATTGGAAGGGAAATGGGCCTGCTGAA encodes:
- the LOC123923695 gene encoding probable RNA-dependent RNA polymerase 5; its protein translation is MDDYNAAAMILCGIPLEEPFLQYHLNILVKAEKNRLGEGKLYLEDCFYMMGTVDPTRTLKPNQVCIIRENGQITGDVLVYRNPGLHFGDIQIMQATFVEGLESYVGHGESAIFFPCVGSRSVADEIAGDGYMYWISKNPQLLQHFRQRDPWIQRPASNSVRLSSSELSHEQVEEELCKLCLETRFQPSSTIGVAADSWMALMDRLLILRNDVKHEKEVQQVKINILKLSNLYYKALDAHKKGGGKIQVPEDLTADLYPHYMNRFNIRRGLQMSNN